The genomic stretch GGTAAAAGGCCATTTGtgtttttcttaaaattaattaagggaattgttaaTGGCagtccaaaaatcttattctacactccaaattttctatatttgaaacaaaaatacacttgtgagaaatgtagaatgagatttttgaaatgtcaatcACACTTCccttaattaatatgattttgttcctcAACTTCGTGAAATTCTATAATATCAAATTATAATTGTATACACCTGGAATGTTATGAActtttttaaaatcctaattgaatacacctagatttctaaggattttaataaactatcttaaaatcctaTTAAAATCCTTATTGAATACAtattgaatttcagagaattactaaaaatcctaattgaatacccctaaattcattaaaaaacttaaaacctcttaaaatttcaattgaatACATCCCTCGAAGTATGACCCAACTAACAGATTTAAGTGCCCCttcacaagtttttctcattctCATGATTGGTCGACACCATATTCGACTACTTACTAGCAACGTTCATGGGCCCTAACAGCACCATCCATAATAAGCCCTCTCTGTACCTTAGGCATAGGTCCAGGCCAACTTTTAAACccaatatttgaaattttttaatttcagttttttcttaaaattaattgtattattttgttcaTCACAGATTCACAATCACAAACCATGAATTATAATTCGAAAACGACGGTCCCTCAAAAGAAACCGTGGCTTGCGGCCGAAAACACAGGAAACCATGGCGCGGTTTTTAACCGTGGATTACCGTAAAAGCCCGGCCCATAAACAGAAGCCGATGGGTCCCACACATGGGCTATTCAGCCCACCATTGGCCCACGATTCTATCAGGCTACAACGaaagaggagagggagagagagagagagaggagcgtGTGGTAAAAGGCGTAGTTCCACATTTTCTCTCGCATACAACGAACGAAGGAACAGTTCTTAAGGTCCTCCTCCTCGGCTGCTGCTTCTCCTCCTTCATTTCGATCTCCGAGCTCCGGCAGCTCCTTGACAGTTCTATCTCAGACGACGTCGCTTTCCCACTGTGAGTTCCTATtcaatccctctctctctctctttttccctctctctttctgatGCCTCCCCAGATCTGTGCTCCCCTTTCGACTTAGGGTTCGTGTCTGTTTATCTGTGATCGTTCCAATCCAAATTTCAACTATTACTGCGGTCAAAATTTGAACTTTATGTTTGTTCCAATCGAAAAATGGTACCCGCGATTCTGTTTCGGTGATTGATCTTACAGTGCTTTGTTtccgtattttttttttaaattatgtattctTTGAATTGTTGCAGAATTATATTTCGTTTTGTTGCAGTTATTTTGGTATCGTTATTTTGTTAGTGTGCGCAGTTCCATTGTTCAATTGGAGGTTTAATTTCAGCAAATGAGTTGTgcaattttatttatgttttgggATTTCGGTAATTGACAGGAATATTGACTGAAATGGCTGGAGGAGCGATCCACCAGTTATTGAGGAGGAAGCTTCAGTCTCATTGTACTGTAAGATCTTCGTCCCACCTCGTTgtcctttttgttttctttggcaTTCAACGTTTCCAGTCGTGACGCTCTACATTacttaatttgaaatttatggTAGCATCCGGAAATTGTTAGGCTTATGTTAGTTTAACTTTCATTTGTGAGTTATGTATGCTTTTTAGAGTAAATGCCATTTGCATTTTgccatttaaattttttgaaaagaagGAAATCGATCATATATGTTAGTAACTCCGTATCTAACTTAAGtctctttttaccttttttcttGTGGAAATATCGTAAATCTTAGTTCTAGATTAGCATAATAATGGTTGTTGTATGCCACTTAATTGCAGGCCTCTCCATTATTGGCTTCCCTAATACATAAGAAAGGTGATGCTGGCTCTGCTGGGGCAAGGTCCCTCAGAGCACTTGCGCTCCTTGGAGCAGGTGTTTCAGGACTGTTAAGTTTTGCAACTGTTGCATCTGCGGATGAGGCTGAGCACGGATTAGAGAGCCCAAACTACCCCTGGCCTCACGCAGGAATCCTTAGCTCATATGATCATGCTTCGTGAGTTAAAACAGAATCCAtgacgtgtgtgtgtgtgtctttttgattatttatttcttGTGAATAGAAGTTGTTTTTTACTTGATGCAACCGAAGCTTAAAGGTGTCAAGTCTTATAATATTTTGAGCTCTGTCAAGTCTTATAATATTTTGAGCTCTGTGGTTTTTTGCCGAATGTTTTGGTTTATATCTCTAGACTTCAGATTTTCCCCTACACTCTGGTACCCTTCAAGCAAGAATCCCATATATATTGTATCTGAAATGTTATATCATGATGTGGGTTGTTGATGGTTGAAGTTCAATTTTTCTACTTGCAGGATTCGTCGTGGTCATCAGGTTTACACACAAGTCTGTGCATCCTGCCATTCCATGTCTCTAATATCCTACCGTGATTTGGTGGGTGTTGCTTATACGGAAGAGGAGACAAAGGCTATGGCAGCTGAGATTGAGGTAACTGATGGGCCGAACGACGAGGGTGAGTTGTTTACTCGCCCTGGTAAACTTAGTGATCGATTCCCGCAGCCATATGCAAATGAGCAGGCAGCTAGGTTTGCTAATGGTGGAGCATATCCTCCTGATTTGAGTCTTATTACAAAGGTGCTCTCAGTCTTCTGCTAATAAATTCTTATTGatttgtatttttgtatttcCCGTGGAAATATCTCACCCATATCCTTGCAGGCTCGTCACAATGGTCAGAATTATGTATTTGCCCTTCTCACCGGTTACCGTGATCCTCCAGCTGGTGTTCAGGTAACTTCTATTCTTAAATTTATTCTGAAAAAAATTTGTCGATGtcgtgaaaaagaaagaaggctTACATGTTTATATGAATTTGCACTATCCTGATTTTGTAGAACTATTGCAAAATGTATATATGGCCATTTACGAAGCCAACTAATACCCCATCTATTTCTGAGTTATGACTAAAATGGAAATAACATTTTGTATGTTTGTTGGGCCTCTGGTCCCTGTTGTGTTGTGCTGTTGTCGTTGCTAATTTGTTGTTTGGCTGTGTCCGGTGTTTGCATCAATCAGTGTTGTAATTATATTAGATTAGATTTGAATGGTGAACATCAATCTGTTGTTTAGTTCCATCCTACTGAGAATTATGTTTATTTATGGAGTTTGCGAATTTGTGGTTCTTTGAAATGGAGGTGATGTCCTCTAATTCTTGTCAACTGCAAAATGTTACCTGGTCTTTGTAGATCCGAGATGGCCTGCACTATAATCCGTACTTTCCTGGGGGAGCAATTGCTATGCCTAAAATGCTTAATGATGGTGCTGTTGAGTACGAAGATGGTACTCCTGCAACTGAGGCTCAGGTTGGTTTATGGTTAAAGTATCTGTATATATTACGTGCGAATCTTATTTCTGAATGGTTGCTCAAACTAATCGAATATTGCTATGTTGCAGATGGGGAAAGATGTTGTGTCATTCTTGACATGGGCCGCAGAACCAGAAATGGAAGAGCGAAAACTCGTAAGTTTCATTTTGCAATTTCCCTCATTGACAATGGTGAAAGCCTGAAACTATTTAAATCCTGACACGATGAGCCTTGAAAATGCAGATGGGATTCAAATGGATCTTTGTTCTCTCTCTGGCGCTACTTCAAGCTGCATACTACCGGCGCTTGAAGTGGTCAGTTCTCAAGTCCCGCAAGCTGGTTCTCGACGTTGTCAACTAAGCCGCCTTACTTCGGTTTCTTTCAATGTTTTGCTTCTGGGAGGACCTGTtttggaaataatttttttttttcacattgtaATCAAaggctttcttttctttccatgtCAAATTGGCTCGAATCCGAAATTGGTGATGGAGTGACCCTAGGAGTGTCGTTTTAAGAGAGAATAAGCTACTCCATACGCAAggaatatttaatttttttttccttacttGGGCATGtgaattttgattaaattttcttCAAGTGCCAAATTCTACTCTTTGGATTACAGTTAGTCTTCATGTGTATAAGTATATATTGTTCCATTTTTCAGATTGAagacaattattttattttattttatattttttgggtgCAACGCCCAAGTAACAAATAATACCAAAAGTGGGCAAAAGACTTTTATAGAATTGGTTCACCGCCACATAATGTCGGGATCTAACAAAGTATTGTTTTGTGTGAGTTTTTTCTCTACGTGGTAATGCATTATTGGACGAAGGATTTGTCATTTCTAATTTTGGATCCTATCCTGACCTTACTCTTTGGTGCGTAAGAACTAGAAAATCCAGATTGTTCGAGCGAGAGAGATTCGGGCACTTAGTTTGATGTTATAGTTAGCTAATAGCTAGTAGAGCAGCTGTTTTCGGAAAGGTCCATAAATGGGCTCTCTATTTAGAAAGATGCTAAAGTGTAGCCCAACTCTATCAGGCCCATAGTCTCCATAAAGCCCAATCCAATATTAAATTCTAGAAGACGTGAGGAATCAGGATGAGATGTGAGATGGATTGGTGGCGAATCACAGGCATGAGGCATGAGATTACTGATTGAGGCTGACTCATGACCCTTATCTGTCAGAGACCCACGTGGCAACATTTGTTCCCTACAAATTATGATTCTCAAGTGCTTCCACCTCTGTTTAATTCGTACAAGTAAAATAATGGTCCCTAATTTATGCACATGTCTGTCTACATTTGGTACGCATTTATTTCTATTCTCCCGTTCTTCTTCGCTTCGTTCAACGCAAAAGTCAAAGATACCAAGGTTTTGCATGAGGAGAAAATCGGTGTCCAAAATTACTTTCTAAattattttaagaaaactaacgaaaaattaaaaaaatagttttaatgaaaaaagacaaataaaggtgtagtgaatagtaccaaataaaagtaaaaatataatttttcgttaaaagtaaacaataccgataatgtttcgttaaaactgtcattttttttttagcgATGAAATATGTACACCACTTGGGGTGGAGtcataattatttaataatagaTCATGATATAAATCAAAAATGTTTTATTAGACCATTTCGTCAAACACTTAGTAGGCACTTGCTAATTTTGGCCTACATATGTCAAAAACTTAATCTAACATATGTCATTTGTCATTCGTAAAACACCTATTAGACTCTTACAAAAGTGTAAAATTCTTGATATTTCGGCTACACCTGATCTCATAAGAGTCACATAATAAACACCTTAATTATACAATAGGTGACATCTTAAAATCTCTCATTTCTTAATTAAGCACTTCCAAGTTCGAActaaaaaatacacacacacccacactatTATTAAAAGAACCCTccttgtcaaattttttttccaattttgcccCCACTTTCGATACAAAATACTTGCACAaagagggcaaaatagtaattttgtatcttttgagaaaatgacgctcatatccctatttttcttattttaccctcacttttgatacacaatatttacataaagagaacaaaacagtaattatgtaatattaagataaaatatgcacttttttaaatttcaaaaactaatcacactccttaataaaaaaataaaaaataaaataaaattgttcacacacacaaagtgtgtgctcATCGGCTAGTGTTGATAAAACAAAGACAAGTGTAAGCTTTTTGTCTATATGTTTCAACAACAGAACCCtccttgtcaactttttgccactttttttttccaattttgcccTTACTTTTGATACATAATACTTACACATGGAGGGCAAACTAgtaattttgcatcttttgccccctttttcctattttgccctcacttttgatacacaatacttacaaaaggagggcaaaatagtaatttgcatcttttgagaaaataacaatcatatccctattttttcttgttttacttTCACTTttaatacataatatttacataagaaggataaaataataattatgtaaaattaatataaaatatacactttttaacattttaaaaactaatcaaattacttaataaaaaacaaaaaataaaataaaattattcatATATCTGCTAGTACATATAATTGGCTTATAAAAGGTGATGCATTTGTCTGACTGTCATCTCTCGAAACAATCCACGCGTCGATGCGCTCATGAATTGCAGTAAAAGTCAGGTGGTCCAGTCCGACCACTCCTCCAATCAAGTCGTCCCGTCAAACCAACACCCTGGTCCGCAAACGTCACGCACTTCCGGGCCACCGTGCCACCCACATTCCTCAACTGTGCTGAAAGACCATATTACTTGTTTTGGCTAATCTCGTTGGTACACGTGTGGACATTCTCGAACGTTCTCAATCACAAAGTAGGAAACTTCAATTTCCACTTCGGTTGGAAAACATGATACTTTCTCCCTAACGTAACTCCACGTGTCCCTCCTTTTTGTGCGAGTGCTTCGCACCCTCAGATGCCTGGTTGGCCAACATGTGGGTCCAACTCAGAACTCCAGAACATGGAACTCAATTATACTTTTAATGCACGAGAACAACTTATATGAAATGTGTTTATCGAATAATTTCTTGTatgaacaaataaaattaaatatgatatGATTCGGATTAAGAAGTTATAATGGTAGTAAATCTATTTTATGTAAGTCATTCTTGTTATATACCAACAAACTTAgtgtatattttatattattacatACAAGAGCAGGATTGTTGACACAgtcatttttacctctcaaaCATCATTGtactttttgtttgttgttgatAATGTGAGAACACAATCATACATTGCTGAATGACCAAATTATGTAAGGGCTTATGAGAAGCTGGGTACTTCTTATATTactaattgattttataatgaaattctcaattttcttcacGGTATTAGAGTAAGTTTGCTCACATGTGAACCTTAATGGCCACACGTGCTCTATGCCACACTTTTTATGTTATCCACCTATTAGACTTTAAAATTCACCACGTATGACCAAACATGCAagcacttacaaaaaattagactACTCTTAATTTGTCActtaattttatgatgaaacaaCTTTCTTTATATTAATCCTCTTTAATTTATTAGATTTCactgtaaaaaattaaaaaggttatATGAGAATAAAATAAATGTGTTCGTAACACTACCAATGTGTTAACTTGTGTATTTGTTTTTAGTATAGCTTAATACATAAGACATACCAATTGGTCCAATTACGTCGTCAACGCTTATCACGacacataaaataatataagtAAGGATAGAGatactaaatttaaaaactaaaattataaacTAAAAGATGTGTTATCAATAGAAATGAACACGTCTTttaacgtttaagtaataaatcaatcatcaacttacatgttctctaatttttaaaatttaatgttcaAATTTAGTTTTCTTAACATTACTCaaagaacatatatatatatatatatatacatcttatgtgttatatatatataaattcttCCTAGATACGCCAAACTTTAGGCGGGCCCTGCAAGCAAACGAATCCGCCAATGGGTAGTCGCAACTGCTGGAGTGGTGCCCTAGACACGTGGTGGTTCCGCACCCAGCCACCACGCTACTGCTATGATTATCGCTTCTGTCCTCCggagacgagagagagagagagagagatagagagagaaaggagagagagagagagagacagacagacagagaTCAGGCATCCGAGGGAGAGGAGGGGAACATCGTACGAGGAGGGTGGATGGACGCCGGAGATGGATGGCGCGTGGCAGGCGGTGAGACTGGTGCTCCGGATAAGACGATAATCAACCAGATAATGCTCAGATTCCGGCCGATCGCTCCGAAACCGGCGGCTGGCGGCTCTTTCTCCGGTCCGGCTTCGGTGGATGGTAAAACCGTCCTTTCTGCAAGCAAGAGAGTCAAGAGGAAGTACATTAGGGTCACGAAGGACCCTAAGAATAATAACAGCACTAGAAAATTAATCAACAGTGGATCTTCGACTGATGATAATCCGACGGATGTCGTCACTCTTCCACTGATGCCGGAAAAAACAGACTCTCTAGGTTTTTCAGGTAGTGGATCTTGGCATAACAGGGAGATTCCTACGTGGATGAACCTAAACCCTAAGATGAACCGGTCCGTCTGGAACGAGGACAGCCTGTCCAGGACAGATCGTGCGGCGGTGGTGCCTCGTGTGGCGGCGGTGGAGTCGTGGGTGACGGTGGAAAGCGTGACAGACACGTGCATGGAAGTACGAGGGTTAGGGTATACGGACATGGAGAAAATGAAGAGTTTGGATAAAGACACGTGTCCGGGGTTTATATCGGACGGCTCTAACAAAGTGCAGTGGGTGAACGATGCCTACAAGAGGATGGTGAGCTATGTGGAAGGGCAGTCGCCGCCGGCGGAGGTTGTGGTGTGGCTGGCTACGAAGGAGAGCCTGCCGTACGCTCACCCGATGTTCAGTTGCCGGTTGAGGCTGCAGTACTCCACGTTGCAGAAGGAGAAGTGCTCGAAGACGGTGCCGTGCGATGTGTGGAGGATGGAGTGTGGGTGGGCTTGGAGGCTGGATATTAAGGCGGCGCTTGGTTTGGGTCTTTAAACTAGAAGGAGCAGAACTGGAGGGAGCAGAAGGTGCTAATAAAAATCAGGTATATGTTTATTAATTCTGGTTTTTAATATAAACCTTTGAATAAAGCAAACTACTAAACGATAGACTAACTAACTCGCACAGGGAACAAAGCTCAATCTCTCATGATAAAGTCTTTATATGTGTCACTTTTACTAGTAAGTGTAAAAACACGAGGTTCTGAAATAAATCAGGTGCTAGTCGGACGATGAATAAGAGCTTAGGCGAACTTACCAAAACATAGAATTCTAGACATATAATTACAGGGGTAAAAGCTTTGGTTTACTTTTCCTTTGGGACTCTTGGCTGGTAAAATTTTGTATCACAATCAAAATATAGTCTCGGAGACATTATCCGTCAAATAAATACTGAATATGTGATGAAAGCTTACAGGTAGTAGGTAAAAGCTTTTGTTTCGATCTAAAACCATGGAAAGGGAAAGGAGGAGAGGAAGAGAAGTCCAAACAAAGCAACACGTGGTTGCTCTCCTTGAGCCACACCTAGCGTCTATGTGGATATAGATATAgataaagatatatatatatatatatatataaaattaaaggaGCTGATGGAAATATTATCTTTTATTGGCTGCTGTGTGTCATACATTTTCCTGTTGTGAGATGATTTCAAGAACCCCACGTATAATTAAGTAGTATTTTTCTCTACTAATTacgtagtttttattttttttataagaatcaAATTCTTATAATTGGTCGAATATTTTGAGTCTAGCGTGGtgatatatttcaaatttttggttCAATATATTAAAATTACGAGTTTAATTTCTATTAAATAATTGGTAAACCATGTAAGGGAGAAAAGggaataaataattataaaataggGAAACAATAGATGGATGCCACAATAGATAAAATAAAGGTTTAGTTTTAGGttgctcaattttttttaaaagcagttTCTTAAAAAGTTGTTGTCCtaattgtgtttggtaaatgaatttttttttttttttaaatcatggaTCTAAAACAGCTCTGcacatttttctttaaaaagcgtttttttttctttggagaCAGGTAAATAATaccaattaattaaatttttgtaaTCACAATTCTACCcccatcattttattttttgttgaaagtACTTATGACACTATAGTTTACTAAACACTTACCTGCTTTACAAAACTTTCTTACGCCTAACCCCAATCTAGCCCTAACGTCTCTAAGGCATCCCTCCAAGGCCGGAGTTTAGGTATATGCCCAACTTTTAGATGGTCCAACAGCTTATAAAGTAATGCTATACAGCCTGATATACCAAACATAGGCATCTCCAAACTTAGTAAATAAATTACAcataaatatatacaatattCTGTCCTTGGAACCTTATAATTCTAatgtaaacaataaaaaaataaagcattAGGAAATAGTATCATTCAATGGATATGCAGTAATGCGGTAAACTTACCCTGAACCTTCAATTACAAAATAATGGGAGCATTTTAGCTCTTCCATATTAACTGTGATGTATGCTTATCACACGTTTTTTAGGCTGTCATGTGTTCTCCCACTTGATTATAATTGATTAACTTATGTAATttattccaaaaataaaaaattagacctacaattgaaactaaaataataaaaccaaGTTCATCGTTCTCccttcaaaaatgcaaattaaaaTCGCCAGAAGTTAATCACAAAGCAAAGCATACTActcaaattttccaaaaaaaaaaaaaaaaaaaaaaacaaccaccTGAAAAACA from Pyrus communis chromosome 7, drPyrComm1.1, whole genome shotgun sequence encodes the following:
- the LOC137739412 gene encoding cytochrome c1-2, heme protein, mitochondrial, producing the protein MAGGAIHQLLRRKLQSHCTASPLLASLIHKKGDAGSAGARSLRALALLGAGVSGLLSFATVASADEAEHGLESPNYPWPHAGILSSYDHASIRRGHQVYTQVCASCHSMSLISYRDLVGVAYTEEETKAMAAEIEVTDGPNDEGELFTRPGKLSDRFPQPYANEQAARFANGGAYPPDLSLITKARHNGQNYVFALLTGYRDPPAGVQIRDGLHYNPYFPGGAIAMPKMLNDGAVEYEDGTPATEAQMGKDVVSFLTWAAEPEMEERKLMGFKWIFVLSLALLQAAYYRRLKWSVLKSRKLVLDVVN
- the LOC137741186 gene encoding uncharacterized protein, producing the protein MDAGDGWRVAGGETGAPDKTIINQIMLRFRPIAPKPAAGGSFSGPASVDGKTVLSASKRVKRKYIRVTKDPKNNNSTRKLINSGSSTDDNPTDVVTLPLMPEKTDSLGFSGSGSWHNREIPTWMNLNPKMNRSVWNEDSLSRTDRAAVVPRVAAVESWVTVESVTDTCMEVRGLGYTDMEKMKSLDKDTCPGFISDGSNKVQWVNDAYKRMVSYVEGQSPPAEVVVWLATKESLPYAHPMFSCRLRLQYSTLQKEKCSKTVPCDVWRMECGWAWRLDIKAALGLGL